The following nucleotide sequence is from Bradyrhizobium roseum.
AGCGGTTCGGGCGCCTTGGGCGCTGCGCCCTTCGCCGCCGCTTGTTCCAGCAGATCCTGGACATGCTGCTTGGCGGCCCGGATGATCTCCTCGGTCAGCGTCGGCCTGATCCTGGCCCAGGCTAGCCGGAAACGAAGCTGACAGTCTTTGTAGTTGATGGCCTGTCCACGGTCATTGGCGGTCGAGGGCAGCCCATACACGGTGCACGCCCACCACCAGTACGGGCTGTCCGCCTGCTTCATGATCCGGCCGACCGGGAAGCCGCGCCAGACGACCTCAAAGTCGTTCTCCTGGCTGATTCCGCCGATGGCGGTGGGTCGCAATGCAATCGCGTCGGGGTCGTCAATCGTCATCGGATGTTCCTGATCCGATTTTGGGAATCAGCGATACCGTTAGTCCCATATGGGCTGTTGCGACAATAGTCCGGTAGACCATTACCCGAGTAGTCCTACGATTCTGCCAAATCCAACGGGATCGGTTAATTTTCTGCTGCTCTGGTCCAGGGAAAACGAATGAATTTTCAGCGTATCTTACTATTGCTCGTGGTTCTGCTCGCCGCAGGCCTGGCCGGCGCCTTCTACATGAACTGGAAGACGCTGGGACAGTTGCGGACGGTCAAGGCGTTTGTGGAGAGTTCGGTGTTTGCGGAAGCGGTAGCAGCCTGCGAGAAGGCGCCGAGCACCACGCCGTTCAAATGGACCGGCGGCAAGCAGACCGCCGTGATCGGGCTGACGTCGGTCAGGCTCAACAAGGACACGATCTTCCCGAGCTACACGCTGGTCGCCGACAGCGTGTTTTGCGACTACGACCCCGTGAAGAAAAAGGCCGACATCGGCTCGAACTTCCTGGAACGGGAAACATTCTAGGCATGGCGCCAGCGGATGCCGCGGGGATCATCGACCTGTACCAGCGCAAGGCGTCGGACTGGATCGAAAGTCGCGCGCGCACCGGGTTGATTGAAAAATCCTGGCTCGACCGGCTCCGCGCGCTGTTGCCGCCGGCCTCGCCGGTTCTCGATATCGGATGCGGAGGCGCACAGCCAATGGCCGCGTATCTGATTGAGGCAGGGCATCCCGTCGTCGGTGTCGATTCATCTCCGGCCATGATCGATGCCTGCCGTCAGCATTTCCCCGCGCAGGAATGGATCGTCGGCGACATGCGTATCCTTGCCCTGCAGCGGAAGTTTTCCGGCCTGCTGGCGTGGGACAGTTTCTTTCATCTTTGCGACGACGACCAGCGCAACATGTTTCCGGTGTTTCGGGCGCTCGCGGCGCCGAACGCGGCGCTGATGTTCACCAGCGGTCCCGCACATGGCGAGGCGATCGGCGAGTTCGGCGGCGAGCCGCTGTATCACGCCAGTCTCGATGCGGCGGAATATCGCTACCTGCTCGACCGGAACGGGTTTCGCGTGGTGGCGCACGTTGTCGAGGACCCGGAGTGTGGTGGTCACACCGTCTGGCTGGCACAGCTCATTTGAGACGTTCGGGCAAGCCGGGGCGGCGAACGCGCTGGCCGCCAGCCGCGCCTTGCGGCTATGATCCGCTGAACACAGGCCGGCCCGAATTCGTCAAACAGGAATCAACCGCCGCGCCGGCACGGGGAGACGGGGATGAGTTCACAGCGTCGATCGTCGGCTGATCCGCAGCAGGACGAATACCGTATCCTGCACGAGGCCGATCTGCGGGACTACCTCGCGGCAGTGCCCGAGATCGCGGCCCGGCTCGGTGGCGCTGCCGCAGCCTGGACCATCATCGAGGTCGGCGACGGCAATCTCAACCTCGTGTTCATCGTCAAGGGGGCGGCGGGCGGCGTCGCCGTCAAGCAGGCGCTGCCTTACGTGCGTCTGGTCGGCGAAAGCTGGCCGCTGCCGCTGTCGCGCTCGCATTACGAATATCTGGCGCTGACGCATCAGGCGCG
It contains:
- a CDS encoding class I SAM-dependent methyltransferase yields the protein MAPADAAGIIDLYQRKASDWIESRARTGLIEKSWLDRLRALLPPASPVLDIGCGGAQPMAAYLIEAGHPVVGVDSSPAMIDACRQHFPAQEWIVGDMRILALQRKFSGLLAWDSFFHLCDDDQRNMFPVFRALAAPNAALMFTSGPAHGEAIGEFGGEPLYHASLDAAEYRYLLDRNGFRVVAHVVEDPECGGHTVWLAQLI
- a CDS encoding PilZ domain-containing protein, which translates into the protein MTIDDPDAIALRPTAIGGISQENDFEVVWRGFPVGRIMKQADSPYWWWACTVYGLPSTANDRGQAINYKDCQLRFRLAWARIRPTLTEEIIRAAKQHVQDLLEQAAAKGAAPKAPEPLQVLENHRAAPRHRVLKAGSIEFNGGVIDCTVRDVSNTGAALEVASPTGVPESFWLVLQGDHTRRYCRVAWRTNKRIGVAFD